In Rodentibacter haemolyticus, the DNA window TTAATGGTGCGTTTACGACTTCGCCTAACGCCCCCTACAAAGATTTGTATAAGCACTACATAATAGCGCTTTTTTAAGGAAAAGATCATTTGCTTTCCACATCCCCCAATAATGCGGCATATTTAATCGTACTTGGATCGGATTCTAAAGCGATTTTTAACGCCATTGTCAGCGGAACGGAAAGGAGCATCCCAACCGTACCGAGTAGCCAGCCCCAAAATAAGAGGGAAAGAAAAACCTCCAGCGTAGAAAGCCCTAAGCGTTTTCCCATCATTTTCGGCTCAAGGATATTACCAATGATCATATTAACGGCAATTACCCCGATCGCGACACCAAAACCGATACCGAAACCGTTTAATAACAAAGCTTGAACAATAATCGGAATAGCGGCGATAACGGAACCGATATTTGGTATGTAATTAAGCAAAAAACTCAAAGTTGCCCATAAAATCACATATTGCACACCGCAAATTTCGAGCAAAATAAAAACGCAAATTCCCGTGAGCAAACTGGTGATGGTTTTAATCCCAAGGTAGCCAATCACCCCTTGTAAAACCCGATCAATATGATGTTCTTCCTTGGCTATATCCGTAGAATTAGCACTCATCACGATAGCGAATTTATGTTTTATCGTTGGTGCTTCGGCAAGCATAAAAATCACCACAAGCACCAAGACAAAGACATTACTCACCACACCGGAAAAATTAAGCAACAAACGACTTACAAAATTCATAATGATACTGGGATCAAAATAATCTTGAATCGTCTCACGTGAGAAATGAATAGGTAAATTGAAGCGTTGCGCCAGTGTCATCACATCATTTACTCGCTCGGAAAGCAATGTCTTATATTGCGGAATAGATTGAGTAAACTCACGTGCGCTACTATTAATTAACCCGACTAAAAAGAAAAAAATGAGAGTGATCAAGACAAACAACAGTACCATAGCAAGCCAATGAGGCACGCGGCGTGTCGTCATTGATTTGATTATCGGAGAACAAATAATCGCAATGAAAAGCGCAAGCAAAAACGGCACAACAATCTCTGCCGCCAATTTTATACCGGCGAGAATTATCACCAATGCCGCCATACTCATTAAAGTGCGGTGTAAATTGAGACTGTTTTTCACTAAACGGCTTCCTCATTTTCTTCGCCGGTACGGATACGAATCGCACGCTCAACATCATAGACAAAAATTTTACCGTCACCGATTTTACCGGTTTGGCAGGTTTCTACGATAGTTTCAATACATTGTTCCAACAGCTCATCCGGCACGACAATTTCCATTTTAACTTTTGGCAAAAAATCCACCATATACTCGGCACCGCGATACAGTTCCGTATGCCCTTTTTGGCGACCAAAACCCCGCACTTCGGTAACCGTCATACCGCTAATGCCGATATCAGAAAGATTTTCCCGTACATCATCCAATTTAAAAGGTTTAATCATCGCTTCGATTTTTTTCATCTTATTTCTCCGTATTATGTTCACGTCTCGCCGATTTCGGGCGAAAACTTTCAATAATTTCAGGGTGAGTATCGACATATAAGCCGTTAATCAATTGTAAGCAATAAGGAATGGCACTAAAGATCCCTTTCACCAGCACATTACCCGATTTATCTTTTACCCCTTCTAAGGTTTCTTTGATTGCTTTAGGTTGCCCCGGTAAATTCAGAATCAAACTTTCCTTCCGAATAACGCCGACTTGACGGGATAAAATCGCCGTCGGAACAAAATGTAGGCTGATTTGACGCATTTGTTCTCCAAAACCGGGCATCTCACGATCAGCTACTGCAAGGGTTGCATCCGGTGTAACGTCCCTTTTCGCAGGCCCCGTGCCGCCTGTGGTAAGCACGAGATGACAACCTTGCTGATCCACTAATTCTTTGAGCGTTTGTTCAATAATCGATTGTTCATCGGGAATCAATCGGGCTTCAACTTCAAAAGGATCAATTAATGCTTGTGCTAACCAAGCCTGTAATTCAGGAATACCCTGATCTTGATATACGCCTGTTGAGGCTCGATCCGAGATAGAAACTAAACCAATTTTTAAAAGTGCGGTCATATTTTTCCTTGTTTTAGAATGGAAATAAAAGTGGAATAAGGAATACGCTTACTAACATCACAAGTAAAGTGAAGGGTACGCCTATTTTTAAAAAATCACTAAACTTATAACCACCGGGGCCTAACACCATCGTATTCACCGGTGATGATACCGGGGTCATAAAGGCGGCGGAAGCAGCAATAGCAACAATCATTGCAAACGGGATCGGTGAAACATTGAGTTGTTGTGCTAATGAAATGGCAATAGGTGCAACTAAAATTGCTGTTGCGGTGTTGGAAATAAATAGTCCCACCACGGCACAAAAGATAAATAACATCATAAGCACTAAATGCATTCCCCAATTACCGACCAAGCCTAACATCGCTTCTACCGCAAGGTTAATTCCACCTGTTTTCTGTAATGCGGCGGCAAACGGCATCATACCGATAATTAAAATCAAACTTGGCCAATGAATTGAATCATAAGCACTTTTTGCATCCACACAGCGGAAATAACCCAGCATTAAACAAGCGATTAAAGCTGCGATAACATTAGGCACAATACCCGACACCATTAATGCCACCATCACCAACACAGAAATCAATGCCTGCGGCGCTTGGCTTTGAGCGGGAGCAACGCGATCCATTTCTTTCGGATAACTCAACACCACAAAATCATTCGTACGACTGCGCATTTGTTGAATAAACTTCCAATCCCCAATCACTAAAATGAGATCGCCAAGTTTGTAAGGCGTACCGGTGAAACTATCTGAAATCAATTCACCCTCACGTTTGATGCCTACCACGTTTAAACCGTATCTTGAACGAAACTCAACTTCTGCCGTTGTTTTATCGATGATGCTTGAGCCGGGCACTAAGGTCAATTCCGCCATACCGATAGATTTCGCTTGTTCATTAAAAGATTGAGGTTTAATTTCCGCCGGCTCTAAATTATGATTTTGACAAAATTCCGCTAAATCAAAATTTTGCTGACCAATGTCAATCATCAAAATATCCTTCTCATGAATTTCGGAACTACTCAGCGGCATCGTATAAACGGGGCGAAAACGTTTCCAACGCTCAATCGCCAGAACATTCAAACCATAATTGGAACGTAAATTCAGCTCATTCAAGTTTTTACCGATAAAAGGTGAACCGGGACGCACGACAAAACGTTTAGTACGATCACGTAAACCGTATTCGTCAATCAGTTCCGCCATAGAGCGTTGATTATTATTTTGCTGTTCCGTGCCGATATTTGTACCAAGCCAGCGACGTATCAGTAGCATATAACCGATGCCAAGTAATAAGATCACCAAACCGATAGGCGTGAAATCAAAAAATCGCAAACGAGATCCTGTGTCTTTAATCAATTCCGCATTTACCACCAAATTTGGCGCGGTGGCAATCAAGGTCATCATTCCGCTAATCAATCCGGCGACACTAAGCGGCATCATTAAACGTTTAGGTGGAAGGTTCATTTGACGACAAATCATCAAGACGACAGGGATAAAAATCGCCACGACACCGGTAGAACTCATAAAAGCGCCCAATCCGGCAACCGCCAACATCAGTAAAACCAATACTTTGGTTTCACTATTGCCTGCAAGTTTTAAAATCCCATCACTTACTTGATAAGCAATGCCGGTACGTACCAATCCCTCACCCACAATAAAAAGTAACGCAATTAAGATAATATTCGGATCACTAAATCCCGCAAAAATTTCATCCGTCGTTAAAATACCACTTAAATAAAACGCCAACATCACCAAAAGTGCCGCGGCATCCATTCGCACTTTATTGCGCACAAAAAGCAATACGGCAACGGCAAGTAAAGCAAGCGTCCAAAATAACGGGCTCACCCAAAGCGCATTGGTGAAGATAGTATTCATCAGTGTCTCCTAACGATTTTCCAAGACTTTTTTGACCGGTGCAAAACTACGGCGATGTTGAGGCAATGCACCGAATTCTGCTAATTTTTCTAAATGCAATTTCGTGGGATAACCTTTATGTTGCGCAAAAGCATAATCCGGATATTGGCGATCCAATTCTGCCATTTCTTGATCACGCGCCACTTTTGCTAAAATAGAAGCGGCACTGATTTCGGCCACCAGGCTATCGCCTTTCACGACAGATTGTGCGGGAATATCAAGATCTTTAGGAATTTTATTCCCATCTATCAAAACAAAGTGCGGTTGAATTTTTAAGGATTTTACCGCGCGCGTCATCGCTAATAAAGAAGCCTGTAAAATATTAATTTCATCAATTTCTTCTGCTTCTGCACGTCCCAATGCCCACGCGAGTGCCTTTTCCTTGATTTCTTCTGCTAGCGTAATGCGTTTCTTTTCCGTCAATTTTTTAGAATCCGCCAAACCTTCAATCGGCTTATTCGGATCTAAAATTACCGCTGCGGTAACCACCGCTCCCACTAAAGGACCACGCCCTACTTCATCAACACCGGCTATCAACCTATAGCCTTGAGGATACTCAAACATTTCCCGTTACCTCCAATAAATCGATGACGGCCTGTGCCGCCTGTTTGTCCGCGTCACATTGAATTTGTTGGTGTAAGTCAGTAAAACGCTGAATTAAAATATGGCGATTTTTAACCGCACTTTCTTCAGTTGAAAGATACACGGCAAGTTTTTCCGTCAACCGTTCGGGTTCGCATTCTTCTTGAATCATTTCCGGCACTAACATTTCATTCGCCAATAAATTAGGCAGGGAAATATACGGGGTTTTCACCAAACGTTTGGCTAAAAAATACGTGAGCGGTTTCATTTTATAGCCCACAACCATTGGCGATTTGCAAAGCATTGCTTCTAAGGCGGCAGTGCCGGAAGCCAACAAAGTGGCATCAGCTGCGATCAATACTTGGCGAGCCTGACCATCAATAAGATGCATATCTAAATCCGGGGCGATACGTGCTTTGATCGCCTCAAATTGCTGACGACGTTTTTCATTCACTAACGGCACAAGAAATTGCAGATCGGGAAATTGTGCTTTCAACAATAACGCCGTTTTTAGGAAAGGCTCGGTTAAAAATTCCACTTCTGACCCACGGCTTCCAACAAGAATAGCTAAGTAACGTTGCGCCGGATCGATATTAAGAAACTGGCAAGCCTCTAAACGATCGGGTTTGAGCGGAATGGCATCCGCCATCGTGTGTCCGATAAAACGGCAAGGCACGTTAAATTTATCGTAAAAGGCTTTTTCAAAAGGCAGAAAAGCCAATACCTGATTGGTCGCTTTGGCAATTTTATGAATGCGTTTTTGACGCCATGCCCACACGGACGGGCTTACGTAATGAACCGTTTTAATGCCCTTTGCTTTTAGTTTTAATTCCACATCCAAGTTAAAATCCGGTGCATCAATACCGATATAAACATCCGGTTTTTCTTGCAACATAGTCTGAATCACTTTTTTACGGATTTTAAGTAAACGGGGTAAATGTTTCAGAATTTCAGCCAATCCCATTACCGAAAGTTCTTCCATATCCACTAACGTTTCACAGCCTTCAGCGATCATACGTGGCCCTGCAATGCCGATAAAACGTCCGTTTGGATAATGCGCTTTAAGCTGGCGAATCAATCCTGCGCCGAGAATGTCGCCCGATACTTCACCGGCAACAAGGGCAATGGTAGGATTTT includes these proteins:
- the mog gene encoding molybdopterin adenylyltransferase, whose product is MTALLKIGLVSISDRASTGVYQDQGIPELQAWLAQALIDPFEVEARLIPDEQSIIEQTLKELVDQQGCHLVLTTGGTGPAKRDVTPDATLAVADREMPGFGEQMRQISLHFVPTAILSRQVGVIRKESLILNLPGQPKAIKETLEGVKDKSGNVLVKGIFSAIPYCLQLINGLYVDTHPEIIESFRPKSARREHNTEK
- the glnB gene encoding nitrogen regulatory protein P-II, whose protein sequence is MKKIEAMIKPFKLDDVRENLSDIGISGMTVTEVRGFGRQKGHTELYRGAEYMVDFLPKVKMEIVVPDELLEQCIETIVETCQTGKIGDGKIFVYDVERAIRIRTGEENEEAV
- the rnhB gene encoding ribonuclease HII, yielding MFEYPQGYRLIAGVDEVGRGPLVGAVVTAAVILDPNKPIEGLADSKKLTEKKRITLAEEIKEKALAWALGRAEAEEIDEINILQASLLAMTRAVKSLKIQPHFVLIDGNKIPKDLDIPAQSVVKGDSLVAEISAASILAKVARDQEMAELDRQYPDYAFAQHKGYPTKLHLEKLAEFGALPQHRRSFAPVKKVLENR
- a CDS encoding AI-2E family transporter, giving the protein MKNSLNLHRTLMSMAALVIILAGIKLAAEIVVPFLLALFIAIICSPIIKSMTTRRVPHWLAMVLLFVLITLIFFFLVGLINSSAREFTQSIPQYKTLLSERVNDVMTLAQRFNLPIHFSRETIQDYFDPSIIMNFVSRLLLNFSGVVSNVFVLVLVVIFMLAEAPTIKHKFAIVMSANSTDIAKEEHHIDRVLQGVIGYLGIKTITSLLTGICVFILLEICGVQYVILWATLSFLLNYIPNIGSVIAAIPIIVQALLLNGFGIGFGVAIGVIAVNMIIGNILEPKMMGKRLGLSTLEVFLSLLFWGWLLGTVGMLLSVPLTMALKIALESDPSTIKYAALLGDVESK
- a CDS encoding SLC13 family permease, producing MNTIFTNALWVSPLFWTLALLAVAVLLFVRNKVRMDAAALLVMLAFYLSGILTTDEIFAGFSDPNIILIALLFIVGEGLVRTGIAYQVSDGILKLAGNSETKVLVLLMLAVAGLGAFMSSTGVVAIFIPVVLMICRQMNLPPKRLMMPLSVAGLISGMMTLIATAPNLVVNAELIKDTGSRLRFFDFTPIGLVILLLGIGYMLLIRRWLGTNIGTEQQNNNQRSMAELIDEYGLRDRTKRFVVRPGSPFIGKNLNELNLRSNYGLNVLAIERWKRFRPVYTMPLSSSEIHEKDILMIDIGQQNFDLAEFCQNHNLEPAEIKPQSFNEQAKSIGMAELTLVPGSSIIDKTTAEVEFRSRYGLNVVGIKREGELISDSFTGTPYKLGDLILVIGDWKFIQQMRSRTNDFVVLSYPKEMDRVAPAQSQAPQALISVLVMVALMVSGIVPNVIAALIACLMLGYFRCVDAKSAYDSIHWPSLILIIGMMPFAAALQKTGGINLAVEAMLGLVGNWGMHLVLMMLFIFCAVVGLFISNTATAILVAPIAISLAQQLNVSPIPFAMIVAIAASAAFMTPVSSPVNTMVLGPGGYKFSDFLKIGVPFTLLVMLVSVFLIPLLFPF
- the lpxB gene encoding lipid-A-disaccharide synthase, with the protein product MNKENPTIALVAGEVSGDILGAGLIRQLKAHYPNGRFIGIAGPRMIAEGCETLVDMEELSVMGLAEILKHLPRLLKIRKKVIQTMLQEKPDVYIGIDAPDFNLDVELKLKAKGIKTVHYVSPSVWAWRQKRIHKIAKATNQVLAFLPFEKAFYDKFNVPCRFIGHTMADAIPLKPDRLEACQFLNIDPAQRYLAILVGSRGSEVEFLTEPFLKTALLLKAQFPDLQFLVPLVNEKRRQQFEAIKARIAPDLDMHLIDGQARQVLIAADATLLASGTAALEAMLCKSPMVVGYKMKPLTYFLAKRLVKTPYISLPNLLANEMLVPEMIQEECEPERLTEKLAVYLSTEESAVKNRHILIQRFTDLHQQIQCDADKQAAQAVIDLLEVTGNV